In one window of Mercurialis annua linkage group LG4, ddMerAnnu1.2, whole genome shotgun sequence DNA:
- the LOC126676313 gene encoding trihelix transcription factor PTL, translated as MEDHHHNHHSQYNIDLRQFISGRPTLNHFPPPPPPPPPDHLFSSIHRSLHPPPLLPHGQPYDMMYMMHRGGGGGLHEFHSDSSAAAAGGGGGGCVPSSGAVSGAANSSGTLSGLEAEGGCSFGGDGGTGRWPRQETLTLLEIRSRLDSKFKEANQKGPLWDEVSRILSEEHGYQRNGKKCREKFENLYKYYKKTKEGKAGRQDGKHYRFFRQLEALYGETSNSTSMLPNSTQFVANSTTLQFHNSNTIQPNQEIFHSQKLCDSLSLSNSSEFGTSSSEENDLSTDALVENDSTERKKKRRDGRNWKAKIKEFIDSQMRKLIEKQESWLEKLTKTIEQKEQERISREEEWRKQECARIDREHKFWAKERAWIEARDATLMEALQKITGRDQLDASSPHPNEIIRNTSENLNESDQTIVKISEHQSWPDSEITRLMQLRAGMESRFNHCGCIEEEEALWEEIAAKISCLGYEKSALMCKEKWEIINNFMRKTKENHSKKRKENCYNFQSNDHHQSMYNQGSGPYCEINDQGQESSSPANSNAVGDSCFRFMMSDGENFWENYGLKLSKGDHPNNQ; from the exons ATGGAAGATCATCATCACAATCACCATAGCCAGTATAATATAGATCTCAGGCAATTCATAAGTGGAAGACCTACTCTTAATCATTTCCCTCCACCGCCTCCGCCGCCGCCTCCTGATCATCTCTTCTCCAGTATCCACAGGAGTCTCCACCCGCCGCCGCTGCTGCCACACGGCCAGCCCTATGACATGATGTATATGATGCATCGCGGCGGCGGGGGAGGGTTACATGAGTTCCACTCTGACTCTAGCGCTGCTGCtgctggtggtggtggtggtggttgtgTTCCTTCTTCTGGAGCTGTGAGTGGTGCTGCTAATAGTAGTGGAACACTGAGTGGGCTAGAGGCGGAGGGTGGTTGTTCTTTTGGTGGTGACGGTGGTACTGGAAGATGGCCGAGGCAAGAGACTTTAACTCTTCTTGAGATCAGATCTCGTCTTGATTCCAAGTTTAAAGAGGCTAATCAAAAGGGTCCTTTGTGGGATGAGGTTTCTAG GATCTTGTCTGAAGAACATGGGTATCAAAGAAATGGCAAGAAATGCagagaaaaatttgaaaatttgtacAAATATTACAAGAAGACTAAAGAAGGAAAAGCAGGAAGACAAGATGGTAAGCATTATAGATTCTTTAGACAACTTGAAGCTCTTTATGGAGAAACAAGCAACTCCACTTCAATGCTCCCAAATAGTACCCAATTTGTAGCAAATAGTACTACTCTTCAATTTCACAATTCAAATACTATCCAACCAAATCAAGAAATCTTCCACTCTCAAAAGCTTTGTGATAGTCTTAGCCTCTCTAATTCGTCGGAATTCGGTACTTCTTCTTCGGAAGAAAATGATTTAAGCACGGATGCACTAGTGGAGAATGATTCGAcggagaggaagaagaagagaagagacGGGAGGAATTGGAAGGCGAAGATTAAAGAGTTCATCGATTCGCAAATGAGGAAACTAATCGAAAAGCAAGAATCTTGGTTGGAGAAGTTGACAAAAACTAttgaacaaaaagaacaagaaaGAATCTCAAGAGAGGAAGAATGGAGAAAACAAGAGTGTGCAAGAATTGATAGAGAGCACAAGTTTTGGGCTAAAGAACGAGCATGGATCGAAGCTCGCGACGCTACGCTAATGGAAGCCTTGCAAAAAATAACAGGAAGAGATCAATTAGATGCTTCATCTCCTCATCCGAACGAGATCATTCGAAACACGAGCGAAAATCTCAATGAAAGTGATCAAACTATTGTCAAGATTAGTGAACATCAAAGCTGGCCGGATTCCGAGATTACAAGACTAATGCAACTAAGAGCCGGCATGGAATCAAGATTCAATCACTGTGGGTGCATTGAAGAAGAGGAGGCTCTATGGGAAGAAATTGCAGCTAAAATTTCCTGCTTAGGATACGAAAAAAGTGCCTTAATGTGCAAGGAAAAATGGGAAATCATCAACAATTTCATGAGAAAAACCAAGGAGAATCACAGCAAGAAACGCAAAGAGAATTGCTATAATTTCCAAAGCAATGATCATCATCAGTCAATGTACAACCAAGGATCAGGACCCTACTGTGAAATCAATGATCAAGGTCAAGAAAGTTCATCACCAGCAAACTCTAACGCAGTAGGTGATAGCTGTTTTCGTTTCATGATGAGTGATGGAGAAAATTTTTGGGAGAATTATGGGCTGAAACTTAGTAAAGGAGATCATCCAAATAACCAGTAA
- the LOC126677347 gene encoding fructose-bisphosphate aldolase 3, cytoplasmic: MTAYRGKYADELIANANYIGTPGKGILAADESTGTIGKRFSSINVENVEENRRAFRELLFTAPGALQYLSGVILFEETLYQKTKSGKPFAELLKENGVLPGIKVDKGTIEIAGTDGETTTQGHDGLAQRCQKYYEAGARFAKWRAVLKIGPNEPSQLSINLNAEGLARYAIICQENGLVPIVEPEILVDGTHDINKCADVTERVLAACYKALNDHHVLLEGTLLKPNMVTPGSESAKVAPEVIAEYTVRALQRTMPAAVPAVVFLSGGQSEEEATLNLNAMNKLQTKKPWNLSFSFGRALQASTLKAWVGKEENVKKAQETLLVRCKANSEATLGTYKGDATLSQGASESLHVKDYKY; the protein is encoded by the exons ATGACTGCTTACAGAGGCAAATACGCCG ATGAGCTCATTGCCAATGCCAATTACATTGGCACCCCTGGAAAGGGTATCCTTGCTGCCGATGAGTCGACAGGCACAATCGGCAAGCGTTTTTCCAGCATCAATGTTGAAAATGTCGAGGAAAACAGACGTGCTTTCCGTGAGCTCCTCTTCACCGCCCCTGGTGCCCTCCAATACCTCAGTGGAGTTATTCTTTTTGAAGAAACCCTCTATCAGAAGACTAAATCgg GCAAGCCATTTGCTGAGCTTTTGAAGGAGAATGGTGTCCTCCCCGGTATCAAGGTTGACAAGGGTACCATTGAGATTGCTGGAACCGATGGTGAGACTACCACTCAGGGTCATGATGGACTTGCCCAACGTTGCCAGAAGTACTATGAAGCTGGTGCACGTTTTGCTAAATGGCGTGCTGTGCTCAAGATTGGTCCAAATGAGCCATCTCAACTTTCTATCAATTTGAACGCAGAGGGATTGGCCAGATATGCCATCATCTGCCAAGAAAATGGTTTGGTCCCCATTGTTGAGCCTGAGATCTTGGTTGACGGAACTCATGATATTAACAAGTGTGCTGACGTGACGGAGCGTGTTCTAGCTGCCTGCTACAAAGCACTCAATGACCACCATGTGCTTCTCGAGGGAACTCTATTGAAGCCTAACATGGTTACCCCTGGATCAGAATCTGCCAAGGTTGCACCTGAGGTGATTGCTGAGTACACAGTCCGCGCTCTTCAGCGCACGATGCCAGCTGCAGTTCCAGCTGTTGTGTTCTTGTCTGGTGGCCAGAGTGAAGAGGAGGCTACCCTCAACCTCAATGCCATGAACAAACTCCAGACCAAGAAGCCATGGAATCTTTCCTTCTCTTTCGGACGAGCCCTTCAAGCAAGTACCCTCAAGGCTTGGGTCGGAAAGGAAGAAAATGTGAAGAAGGCTCAGGAAACATTGCTCGTCAGGTGCAAAGCCAACTCCGAGGCAACTCTCGGAACTTACAAGGGCGATGCAACTCTCTCTCAGGGTGCCTCAGAGAGCCTCCATGTCAAGGACTACAAATACTAA